In Nitrososphaerota archaeon, a genomic segment contains:
- a CDS encoding signal recognition particle protein codes for MVLDKLREGLQSAIKKLVGADTIDEETVREFVNDLFKTLLQADVQVKQAAAVTERVKKRALEEKPPPGLPRKDHIVKILYEELSGFLGTEGKFDLPAEKLSIILMMGIQGSGKTTIVGKLSRFLVKKGYAVGVVCADTYRPGALVQLRTNAEKAGVEVFGDEKEKDAVKLARSGVEHFRSNGKNVIIVDTAGRHKEEKGLLDEMKTISSKIIPDYTLLVIDGTIGQQCFAQADAFHKAVPVGGIIITKLDGAAKGGGALAAAAATGARILFIGTGERVDDLDLFSPTRFVGRLLGMGDIKALLEKAKELEAEADEAKLQRIVSGKMTIDDLYYQLEQVRKMGSIRKILELVPGFSGAVKDEDMAGIEQNIDKWKFIIQSMTKEERADPDILNSSRMKRIAKGSGRNEKEIKDMLQRYKQTKTVLKATKGRGMRQMLRRLPTQ; via the coding sequence ATGGTTCTTGACAAACTCAGGGAGGGGTTACAATCAGCGATAAAGAAACTTGTCGGAGCTGATACCATAGACGAAGAAACAGTAAGGGAGTTTGTCAACGACCTTTTCAAAACTCTTCTGCAAGCTGACGTTCAGGTCAAGCAGGCAGCCGCAGTTACAGAGAGGGTAAAGAAGCGGGCCCTAGAAGAAAAGCCTCCGCCGGGGCTGCCAAGGAAAGATCACATCGTAAAGATTCTGTACGAGGAGCTTTCAGGCTTTCTTGGCACAGAAGGCAAGTTCGATTTACCAGCAGAGAAACTCAGCATAATACTAATGATGGGCATTCAGGGCAGCGGTAAGACAACGATAGTTGGAAAACTTTCCAGGTTCTTGGTCAAGAAAGGATATGCAGTTGGCGTTGTATGTGCGGACACCTATCGACCCGGTGCATTGGTGCAACTCAGGACGAATGCGGAAAAAGCAGGCGTAGAAGTTTTTGGGGATGAAAAGGAGAAGGACGCTGTCAAGCTTGCACGATCAGGAGTCGAGCATTTCAGGTCTAATGGCAAGAACGTCATAATTGTCGATACTGCAGGCAGGCACAAGGAGGAGAAGGGGCTGCTCGATGAAATGAAGACGATCTCATCGAAGATAATTCCAGATTATACTCTGCTTGTAATTGACGGGACGATAGGTCAGCAATGTTTTGCGCAGGCAGACGCATTTCACAAGGCAGTCCCTGTCGGAGGCATCATTATTACAAAACTCGATGGTGCTGCAAAGGGAGGGGGTGCACTTGCAGCCGCAGCCGCTACAGGTGCTAGAATTCTCTTTATAGGCACAGGAGAACGGGTTGATGACCTAGATTTATTTTCGCCGACTAGGTTCGTCGGAAGGCTCCTCGGAATGGGCGACATCAAGGCACTACTTGAAAAGGCAAAGGAGCTGGAGGCTGAAGCAGACGAAGCGAAGCTGCAGAGAATTGTCTCTGGCAAGATGACGATTGACGATCTGTATTACCAGCTAGAGCAAGTACGCAAGATGGGCTCCATCCGCAAAATACTCGAACTAGTACCGGGTTTCTCAGGCGCAGTCAAGGATGAAGATATGGCTGGGATTGAGCAGAACATAGACAAGTGGAAGTTCATAATACAGTCGATGACCAAAGAAGAACGTGCCGATCCTGATATCCTGAACTCTTCAAGGATGAAGAGGATCGCAAAAGGCTCAGGAAGGAATGAAAAGGAGATTAAAGACATGTTGCAGCGCTACAAGCAGACGAAAACGGTATTGAAGGCTACGAAGGGCAGGGGAATGCGGCAGATGCTGAGAAGGCTACCAACTCAATGA
- a CDS encoding ABC transporter ATP-binding protein: protein MAAPNNRRAVVEAKNLVKIYSGEGVATTALDGLSMKVYQGEFVAIVGPSGSGKSTLLNMLGALDIPTSGKLFIDGIDMTTLSGAKLAELRNKKIGFIFQSFNLISRLNALQNVELPLAIRGVSSDERRRRAIKMLELVGLRARMRHRPSEMSGGEQQRVAVARALVTDPAILLGDEPTGNLDTKNTRAIVELMKKLNKETGKTIIIITHNLEIANETDRIIFIRDGQVEQEKIPAPPVA, encoded by the coding sequence ATGGCAGCGCCAAACAACAGGAGGGCCGTGGTTGAGGCTAAGAATCTAGTCAAGATATATTCTGGCGAAGGCGTGGCAACTACGGCCCTAGACGGTCTGAGCATGAAGGTTTACCAAGGAGAGTTCGTTGCAATAGTAGGCCCTTCTGGCAGCGGAAAGTCAACATTGCTGAACATGCTTGGCGCTCTGGACATACCTACCAGTGGAAAGCTCTTCATAGACGGAATTGACATGACTACCCTGAGCGGTGCAAAGCTCGCAGAGCTGAGGAACAAGAAGATAGGTTTCATCTTCCAATCTTTTAATTTGATTTCAAGGCTGAACGCCCTGCAGAATGTTGAACTCCCTCTTGCGATAAGAGGCGTATCAAGTGATGAAAGGAGGAGAAGGGCAATAAAGATGCTCGAACTTGTTGGCCTCAGAGCGAGGATGCGTCACAGGCCCTCGGAAATGAGCGGGGGAGAGCAGCAAAGGGTCGCTGTTGCCAGAGCGCTGGTTACAGACCCTGCAATACTCTTGGGTGATGAACCTACGGGAAACTTGGATACGAAGAATACCCGAGCGATAGTGGAGTTGATGAAGAAACTTAACAAGGAAACTGGAAAGACGATAATCATCATAACGCATAACCTTGAGATTGCAAACGAGACTGACAGGATCATATTCATCAGGGACGGACAGGTCGAGCAGGAAAAGATTCCTGCACCTCCCGTGGCCTAG